Proteins encoded within one genomic window of Streptomyces rubradiris:
- a CDS encoding NUDIX hydrolase, with protein sequence MNPADEILDIVDEHDRVVDRRPRGEAYALGLRHRCVFVQARDAAGRLFVHRRTATKLVFPSLYDMFVGGVVGAGESYDDAALREAEEELGVSGLPRPAYLFKFLYDDGAGNSWWSAVYEVRCDLPVRPQPEEVQWHAFLPEEEVERRLGTWEWVPDGLAAYERLRAFRAGG encoded by the coding sequence ATGAATCCTGCTGACGAGATCCTCGACATCGTCGACGAGCACGACCGGGTCGTCGACCGGCGCCCGCGTGGCGAGGCGTACGCCCTCGGGCTGCGCCACCGCTGCGTGTTCGTCCAGGCCCGGGACGCGGCCGGCCGGCTCTTCGTACACCGGCGCACGGCGACCAAGCTGGTGTTCCCCTCGCTGTACGACATGTTCGTCGGCGGTGTCGTCGGCGCGGGCGAGTCCTACGACGATGCGGCGCTGCGCGAGGCCGAGGAGGAGCTGGGCGTGAGCGGACTGCCGCGCCCCGCCTACCTGTTCAAGTTCCTCTACGACGACGGCGCCGGGAACAGCTGGTGGTCGGCGGTGTACGAGGTGCGCTGCGACCTGCCCGTGCGTCCGCAGCCGGAGGAGGTGCAGTGGCACGCCTTCCTGCCCGAGGAGGAGGTCGAGCGGCGGCTCGGCACCTGGGAGTGGGTGCCGGACGGGCTGGCGGCCTACGAGCGGCTCCGGGCGTTCCGGGCGGGCGGGTGA
- a CDS encoding YidH family protein, with translation MSEFVRNIRLWFAPERVREEGGTPDYRFSLANERTFLAWLRTALALIGGGFAVDQFLPDLRWAWRVGLALALLAAGVLCSLRAVNHWVRCERAMRRGEDLPASRFPVLLSLVVAVVAVAMVVVVLVGWEG, from the coding sequence GTGAGCGAATTCGTACGGAACATCCGGCTGTGGTTCGCGCCGGAGCGGGTGCGGGAAGAGGGCGGCACGCCCGACTACCGGTTCTCGCTGGCGAACGAGCGCACCTTCCTCGCCTGGCTGCGCACCGCGCTGGCGCTGATCGGCGGCGGGTTCGCGGTGGACCAGTTCCTGCCCGATCTGCGCTGGGCCTGGCGGGTCGGGCTGGCGCTCGCGCTGCTCGCGGCCGGGGTGCTGTGCTCCCTGCGGGCGGTGAACCACTGGGTGCGCTGCGAGCGGGCGATGCGGCGCGGCGAGGACCTGCCCGCCTCCCGGTTCCCGGTGCTGCTGAGCCTGGTCGTGGCGGTGGTGGCCGTCGCGATGGTCGTGGTCGTGCTGGTGGGGTGGGAGGGGTGA
- a CDS encoding DUF202 domain-containing protein: MGGVTAGAESGGRDPGLQPERTRLAWRRTTLSAAVATVLALKAALHGGPTAAGVLTSAVCCALWLGLLGVAHSRVRALTTAPRPPVLAPRQATAAVLCALALAVCAAVLVL; this comes from the coding sequence GTGGGAGGGGTGACGGCCGGGGCGGAGAGCGGAGGCCGGGACCCCGGCCTCCAGCCCGAGCGCACCCGGCTGGCCTGGCGGCGTACGACGCTGTCGGCCGCCGTGGCCACCGTGCTGGCCTTGAAGGCCGCGCTGCACGGGGGGCCGACGGCGGCCGGGGTCCTGACGAGCGCGGTGTGCTGCGCGCTGTGGCTGGGCTTGCTCGGGGTCGCCCACTCCCGGGTCCGCGCCCTGACCACGGCACCCCGCCCGCCGGTGCTCGCCCCCCGTCAGGCGACGGCGGCGGTGCTGTGCGCCCTCGCGCTGGCGGTGTGCGCGGCGGTGCTGGTGCTGTAG
- a CDS encoding esterase-like activity of phytase family protein, with protein sequence MRTSLIRRACVVALMMVTTMAPAAAARPAEDTKKPGTGGHARLLGERIVPHKLAFRGTTVGGLSGIDRNPCTGEYVMISDDRSVLQPARFYTARIAVDGTGVRSVDFTGTHPLRQPDGSVHPPASARDGKAVDPEELRVDPRSCRYWWSQEGDRPASAGDPLIQQSVRIAGPTGAYRGRFRLPADYRYTREDRGPRRNKGVEAITFGARGTTFTSALEGPLIQDGPEPDLRHGALVRVTRQNRDGAVLRQFAYPLEKIFTASDPSSPWAPDTGVPAILAFPDDPDRYLVLERTWVAGAGYKIRVFDATTRGATDVRRMSSLAGRAVVPMRKKLVADFHDLGLSTVVNTEGLTWGPRLPSGERTLLLVSDDNFAEDEATQFVALAFRDR encoded by the coding sequence ATGCGAACTTCCTTGATCCGCCGCGCGTGCGTCGTGGCCCTCATGATGGTCACGACGATGGCGCCCGCGGCGGCGGCCCGGCCGGCCGAAGACACCAAGAAGCCCGGGACCGGCGGGCACGCGCGGCTGCTGGGGGAGCGGATCGTCCCCCACAAGCTCGCCTTCCGCGGCACCACCGTCGGCGGACTGTCCGGCATCGACCGCAACCCCTGCACGGGCGAGTACGTCATGATCAGCGACGACCGCTCGGTCCTCCAGCCCGCCCGCTTCTACACCGCCAGGATCGCCGTGGACGGCACCGGCGTGCGCTCCGTCGACTTCACCGGCACGCACCCGCTGCGGCAGCCGGACGGCTCGGTCCACCCGCCGGCGAGCGCCCGCGACGGCAAGGCCGTGGACCCGGAGGAACTGCGGGTCGACCCGCGAAGCTGCCGGTACTGGTGGTCGCAGGAGGGCGACCGGCCGGCGTCGGCGGGCGACCCGCTGATCCAGCAGTCCGTCCGGATCGCCGGCCCCACGGGAGCCTACCGCGGCCGGTTCCGGCTGCCGGCCGACTACCGGTACACGCGGGAGGACCGGGGGCCACGGCGGAACAAGGGGGTGGAAGCCATCACGTTCGGCGCCCGGGGCACCACGTTCACCAGCGCCCTGGAGGGCCCGCTGATCCAGGACGGCCCGGAACCCGACCTGCGGCACGGCGCCCTGGTCCGGGTGACCCGGCAGAACCGCGACGGCGCGGTGCTCCGGCAGTTCGCCTACCCGCTGGAGAAGATCTTCACCGCGTCCGACCCGTCCAGCCCGTGGGCCCCGGACACCGGCGTGCCCGCGATCCTCGCCTTCCCCGACGACCCCGACCGCTACCTGGTCCTCGAACGCACCTGGGTGGCCGGAGCCGGGTACAAGATCCGTGTCTTCGACGCCACCACGCGCGGCGCGACCGACGTGCGGCGCATGTCCTCCCTGGCCGGCCGGGCGGTCGTGCCCATGCGCAAGAAGCTGGTCGCCGACTTCCACGACCTGGGGCTGAGCACGGTCGTCAACACCGAGGGACTGACCTGGGGCCCCAGGCTGCCGAGCGGTGAACGGACCCTGCTCCTGGTCAGCGACGACAACTTCGCCGAGGACGAGGCCACCCAGTTCGTCGCCCTCGCCTTCCGCGACCGCTGA
- a CDS encoding NADP-dependent oxidoreductase yields the protein MKGISYRRYGGPEVLEYGELRDPKVGPDQVLVEVRAAAVNPVDWKCREGYLDPVLDAVFPVVPGWDVSGVVVRPGAAVTEFAPGDEVIGYVREDFLSRGTCAEYVAAPVRTLARKPRTLSFEEAAGLPLAGLTAYQVLVKALQVKRGETVLVHAAAGGVGSLAVQIAAHLGARVLGTAGEANRDYVRTLGGEPLAYGEGLAERVRGLAPEGVDAVFDTVGGDTLTVSANLLAPEGRLASITDREVREYGGRYVFVRPDAEDLARLSEWADQGVLSVHVQRTFPLERTADAHRLNQEGHTRGKIVVTVDRASGEGGA from the coding sequence ATGAAGGGCATCAGCTACCGCCGCTACGGCGGACCCGAGGTGCTGGAGTACGGCGAGCTGCGGGACCCCAAGGTGGGCCCCGACCAGGTGCTGGTCGAGGTGCGCGCGGCGGCCGTCAATCCGGTCGACTGGAAGTGCCGCGAGGGCTACCTCGATCCGGTGCTGGACGCCGTCTTCCCGGTGGTCCCCGGCTGGGACGTCAGCGGGGTGGTCGTCCGCCCCGGCGCCGCCGTCACCGAGTTCGCCCCCGGGGACGAGGTCATCGGCTACGTCCGCGAGGACTTCCTCTCCCGGGGCACCTGCGCCGAGTACGTGGCCGCGCCGGTGCGCACCCTGGCCCGCAAGCCGCGCACCCTGTCCTTCGAGGAGGCCGCCGGACTCCCGCTGGCCGGCCTCACCGCCTACCAGGTGCTGGTCAAGGCGCTCCAGGTCAAGCGGGGCGAGACCGTCCTGGTGCACGCGGCGGCCGGCGGCGTCGGCTCGCTCGCCGTCCAGATCGCCGCCCACCTCGGCGCCCGCGTCCTCGGCACGGCCGGCGAGGCCAACCGCGACTACGTCCGCACCCTGGGCGGCGAGCCCCTGGCCTACGGCGAGGGGCTGGCGGAACGGGTGCGCGGGCTCGCCCCCGAGGGGGTGGACGCGGTCTTCGACACCGTCGGCGGCGACACGCTGACGGTCTCCGCCAACCTCCTCGCCCCGGAGGGCCGGCTGGCCTCGATCACCGACCGGGAGGTACGCGAGTACGGCGGCCGGTACGTCTTCGTCCGCCCGGACGCCGAGGACCTGGCGCGCCTGTCGGAGTGGGCGGACCAGGGCGTCCTCTCCGTCCACGTCCAGCGGACCTTCCCGCTGGAGCGCACGGCGGACGCCCACCGGCTGAACCAGGAGGGCCACACCCGCGGCAAGATCGTGGTGACCGTGGACCGGGCATCCGGGGAGGGCGGTGCGTAG
- a CDS encoding phosphotransferase family protein — protein sequence MSADHPPGLDLDRLRALLDRERPGLVRGPLTGRLIEGGRSNLTYALSDGHAKWVVRRPPLGHVLATAHDMRREHRVISALHPTRVPVPRPVLLCEDEEVLGAPFYVMEFVEGTPYRTAGQLAPLGPERTRDAVLSLVDTLVELHAVDPAEVGLADFGRPEGFLDRQLRRWGKQLDASRNRELAGIDELHAALGRALPASPAPAVVHGDYRLDNVLIGDDDRIRAVLDWEMSTLGDPLTDLGLLVMYSRPLGMPDSPVSTTAEAPGHPSPHELVERYAERSGRDVSAVSWYEAFAWFKLAVILEGIHYRYTLGQTVGQGFDRIGDLVPVFIRHGLTTLQEG from the coding sequence ATGAGCGCCGACCACCCGCCCGGGCTGGACCTGGACCGGCTGCGCGCCCTGCTCGACCGCGAGCGCCCCGGTCTGGTGCGCGGTCCGCTGACCGGACGGCTGATCGAGGGCGGACGGTCGAACCTCACCTACGCGCTCTCCGACGGCCACGCGAAGTGGGTCGTCCGCCGGCCCCCGCTCGGCCATGTACTGGCCACCGCGCACGACATGAGACGCGAACACCGGGTCATCAGCGCCCTGCACCCGACCCGGGTGCCGGTCCCGCGCCCGGTGCTGCTGTGCGAGGACGAGGAGGTGCTCGGGGCCCCGTTCTACGTGATGGAGTTCGTCGAGGGCACCCCGTACCGCACCGCCGGCCAGCTCGCCCCGCTCGGCCCGGAGCGCACCCGGGACGCGGTGCTGTCCCTGGTGGACACGCTGGTCGAGCTGCACGCCGTGGACCCGGCCGAGGTGGGTCTCGCGGACTTCGGCCGCCCGGAGGGCTTCCTGGACCGGCAGCTGCGCCGCTGGGGCAAGCAGCTGGACGCCTCCCGCAACCGCGAGCTGGCGGGCATCGACGAGCTGCACGCGGCGCTCGGCCGCGCCCTGCCCGCCTCCCCCGCCCCGGCCGTCGTGCACGGCGACTACCGCCTGGACAACGTGCTGATCGGCGACGACGACAGGATCAGGGCGGTCCTCGACTGGGAGATGTCCACGCTCGGCGACCCGCTGACCGACCTCGGCCTGCTGGTGATGTACAGCCGTCCGCTGGGCATGCCCGACTCGCCCGTCTCCACGACCGCAGAGGCACCCGGGCACCCCTCGCCGCACGAGCTGGTCGAGCGGTACGCCGAGCGTTCGGGGCGGGACGTGTCGGCCGTCTCCTGGTACGAGGCGTTCGCCTGGTTCAAGCTCGCCGTGATCCTGGAGGGCATCCACTACCGGTACACGCTCGGCCAGACGGTCGGCCAGGGCTTCGACCGCATCGGCGACCTCGTTCCCGTCTTCATCCGCCACGGACTGACCACCCTTCAGGAAGGCTGA
- a CDS encoding acyl-CoA dehydrogenase family protein, which produces MDFAFDARTEELRARLLAFMDEYVYPAEAVAEEQRAALASPWDTPAVVAELKAEARRQGLWNLFLPDAGYGAGLTNLQYAPLAEITGRSPHLAPTATNCAAPDTGNMEVLAQFGTDEQKKRWLEPLLAGEIRSAFAMTEPEVASSDATNITTHIERDGDEYVITGRKWYISGAMNPDCAIFIVMGKTDPDGADIRRQQSMVLVPRNTPGVTVKRAMRVFGYEDHSHGGHAEVVFDRVRVPVANLVGEEGGGFAIAQARLGPGRIHHCMRLIGMAERAIELMCRRAVSRTAFGKALAQQGVVQNWIADARVTVEQLRLLVLKTAWLMDTVGNKGAHTEIQAIKIATPRAVVGILDRAIQLHGAGGVSQDFPLAELYASARTLMLADGPDEVHQRSLARRELKKYL; this is translated from the coding sequence ATGGACTTCGCGTTCGACGCGCGTACGGAAGAGCTGCGCGCCCGGCTGCTCGCCTTCATGGACGAGTACGTCTACCCGGCCGAGGCGGTCGCCGAGGAGCAGCGGGCCGCGCTCGCCTCGCCGTGGGACACCCCGGCCGTGGTGGCGGAGCTGAAGGCCGAGGCACGCCGGCAGGGCCTGTGGAACCTCTTCCTCCCGGACGCCGGGTACGGCGCCGGGCTGACCAACCTCCAGTACGCGCCGCTCGCCGAGATCACCGGCCGGTCCCCGCACCTCGCGCCCACCGCGACCAACTGCGCGGCGCCCGACACCGGGAACATGGAGGTGCTGGCCCAGTTCGGCACCGACGAGCAGAAGAAGCGGTGGCTGGAGCCGCTGCTGGCCGGGGAGATCCGCTCGGCGTTCGCGATGACCGAGCCGGAGGTGGCCTCCTCGGACGCCACGAACATCACCACGCACATCGAGCGGGACGGCGACGAGTACGTCATCACCGGCCGCAAGTGGTACATCTCCGGGGCGATGAACCCGGACTGCGCGATCTTCATCGTGATGGGCAAGACGGACCCGGACGGCGCCGACATCCGCCGCCAGCAGTCGATGGTTCTGGTCCCCCGCAACACCCCGGGCGTCACGGTGAAGCGGGCCATGCGGGTGTTCGGTTACGAGGACCACTCGCACGGCGGCCACGCCGAAGTGGTCTTCGACCGGGTGCGGGTACCGGTGGCCAACCTCGTCGGCGAGGAGGGCGGCGGCTTCGCCATCGCCCAGGCCCGGCTCGGCCCCGGCCGGATCCACCACTGCATGCGGCTGATCGGCATGGCCGAGCGGGCGATCGAGCTGATGTGCCGGCGGGCGGTGTCCCGTACGGCGTTCGGCAAGGCGCTGGCCCAGCAGGGCGTCGTGCAGAACTGGATCGCCGACGCCCGGGTCACCGTGGAGCAGCTGCGGCTGCTGGTGCTGAAGACGGCCTGGCTGATGGACACCGTCGGCAACAAGGGCGCGCACACCGAGATCCAGGCCATCAAGATCGCCACGCCGCGCGCGGTGGTCGGCATCCTGGACCGGGCGATCCAACTGCACGGCGCGGGCGGGGTGAGCCAGGACTTCCCGCTGGCCGAGCTGTACGCCAGCGCCCGCACGCTGATGCTCGCCGACGGCCCGGACGAGGTGCACCAGCGGTCGCTGGCGCGCCGGGAGCTGAAGAAGTACCTCTGA